GGCACATTTAGCTATATATAGTTTTTCGAAAAAACTATGACACTGTTATTAATTTATATTGAATTGATGGATGTAGATTTGCTCAACATTGACACAACCAGTATAGCTTCTCTAGAGGAACTGCACAGTGAGCTGGAATCAAATGGAATGAAGGTGAGTAATCCGCTTCAATTATGTCTAATTCTTAAAAAACAAACGACAAATAACAAATTATTTAGGACTCTCTTATTGAACCTAGTTGTTGAATGTACACATGAATCACTGTTTATGTTTGGTTTTTGCAGTTGGCACTAGCGAACCCAAGGTGGCATGTGATCCACAAATTGAGGTTAACCAAATTTGTGAAGAAAATTGAAGGGAGGGTCTTTTTGACCATTGGAGAAGCCATTGAAGCATGTTTTACTAGCAAGAACATGCTTCATCTTTGAATGTGGTTTAATGCTTGTTAATTTAATATAGTCCTAAACTTCTTCAGTATGTATATAttcaagggaacaataataaaaGGAGCTAATACTAGTATTGTTGCTCCCTATCACTGAAGCTTTAGGGGAAAAAACTTGAAGATGTGGCTTTCAATCTGGCTTGAATTAAACGTTATTACTATGTTGTAACATATATGTATGTTGCAGTATGAATGTAATATATGTGAGTAATTTTCGCATACATTGCCGGCTTTGGAGAAAGCAAATATAGACTTGGCGGAGCTACAACATTAGCTACGGGTTCGAACGAACCCAATAGATTTTTCTTAGATCTTGTATTTATATtagaaaattcattaaatatgtataaatattaaattacaaACTCAATAACTAAAACGCGCTATGGGTTCTGGCTCCAATCCGCCAATAAGACAGCCTTACCTCCTCTCGTTGGAGAGATTGGTTCCAAGATCCAAACTGATCGAAAGCTTTTATATATAACTACGTGCAACATGTTATAGAATTAACAATCTAGAAGAGGGACTATATTCTATGAATGATATCTTCCAGAAAAATGTAACTGAACTATTTCCATAACTgagaaaaataaaggaagaaactaTTAAGTGCATAGAATCAAAGAACATCAGCTGGAATTTATTTATTGGGATGTATAAATATTTACACAAGTCCACAACTGAAAGAATGAAAGAATCAGTAACTAAAGAATACAAATTGGTTAGATGATAAGGTCAGCAGCCTTGCAACTTAGAACTTGAACAAGAAACTGGAAATAAGCATCTGGACTTTAATTTGATGTAATCTTCTTAGCTTCCAAACTATTAATCAACTTCACAGAAACAGGCACATATGCTTGAATTTTGTGACTtgaatattttcaaacttatccaaaacaaTTGAACATTTGATGATGTTGCTCCAATTATCAAAGCTCTTAAAAGTGAGCAGGATCTGTTCTTCTTGTTCATCGGAAAAGTGTCTGTGAATGCTTTAATAAATTGTTTAGAGGCTTGTTTTGAGCTTTACATAAGAAATTTCTCACACCTGCAGTCATCTAATAAATTCCAATTCCAATTCCAAATATTCCAAATGTCAGAAATGGATACAAATCATGCACATAAGTATTTAAATAAGAGTTAATTCAAGTTCAACCTTTCCCAAGCTTTGCCTAGCATAAGGAACAGCTCTTTGATATCCAAAAGTTGTCGATGGAGGAGATTTCCGGCTTGTTTCTTCTCTGCAGGGTAATTTCCCTCTGCTACTACTCCTAGTTGTAATTGAAGAAGAATTTTGCCACCTATCAATCGAAGAACTTGGAATATTTTGCTGAAAATAAAATATGATCAATAAACTGTAGTTCAAGAATTAGTCAAAATTGATCCAACATAAACTAGCTTATCTTATCAAAACACATGCATATATACCACTTGGCTTCTACTTCTTGTAGTAATGCTGGATGTGCCTTGCCAATTACCATTAGACAAATATGGTATACTTGATTCCTAACAGTAGAAAAGAATCACATTAAACCATAATATATAATCAAATAACTTGGAAGATCAAATTGCAAAGTTCTGCTAAAGATAATATAAGCTATGAACTTACAAGAAATAAAACTGTTGCACAATGTTTTAGGACTTCCAAATTCATCCGAACATCGTCTAAGCTCCTGCCATTCATGAGATACAATTCAAATTATTTCGATCCAATTTCATGAAAATAATAGTAGAATTTTAACCGTTTTAATCTAACCTGTGCTTTTGCTCCCCAAGACCAAAGTAAGTTGCCAGTGATGCCATCTACAAAAAAGATAATTTAAGAAGCAATGGTCAATATTGAACTTTGTATTGACTAAGAGATAAGCATATTATTCTGAATGTGCATATATACCTTCATATTTCCAGCTCTTTTGCCAAATTTCTCAGACAAAACACCTAAAGAATCAATAATTCCAGCAGGAACAGGAGCAGGGCGACCAATTTCAGCGAAAGCTGCTTTAATACGAACACAATCAAATCTTTGTATGTTATGACCTGCCCAAATTCTACCATCCAATATGCTGAAAATCTTGTctgctacttcttcaaatgaaGGTGCATTAGCAACTGCTTTTCGCGTAATTCCATCACTTCTCCCTGGCTTTAATGCCACAACAGACAAGTCCCCTGGCTTAATAAGGGTGCAGTAGCTCTCTATCTCCACAAGCTTTCGCGAACAAATTACCATTGCACCAAACTCTAACACCCAGAATTTTTGTCCAGCTTTTGATGGAACG
The sequence above is drawn from the Nicotiana tabacum cultivar K326 chromosome 13, ASM71507v2, whole genome shotgun sequence genome and encodes:
- the LOC107800595 gene encoding protein NEN4-like, with product MAIPTISSNKRTPEIVFFDLETNVPSKAGQKFWVLEFGAMVICSRKLVEIESYCTLIKPGDLSVVALKPGRSDGITRKAVANAPSFEEVADKIFSILDGRIWAGHNIQRFDCVRIKAAFAEIGRPAPVPAGIIDSLGVLSEKFGKRAGNMKMASLATYFGLGEQKHRSLDDVRMNLEVLKHCATVLFLESSIPYLSNGNWQGTSSITTRSRSQVQNIPSSSIDRWQNSSSITTRSSSRGKLPCREETSRKSPPSTTFGYQRAVPYARQSLGKMTAGVRNFLCKAQNKPLNNLLKHSQTLFR